TTAAAGGTGCGCCGGCAGTAATTTTGGTATGAAAGTTTAAATGGCAGCTTTAAAACTAACTGACTTGATAAATACCTGCAGTAACTGGAGTGAATGAAAAGCTAGAACGATGATGGCTGCATATTATTTCATCTCAGCGATGTAATTTAAGTTCAGAGGACCTTTTACCTTTTTTGTGTTACATTCAGAAAAAGATACCAAATGAACTCAGTTGGTAAATatcataaaaaagaaattcGACATCCACCTGTATCCAGGAGCACAGTTAGATTTCGTTTCACATGTGGGACTTTGAGCTATCTGTCTCTGATATTTCATCTGTCACCCCAATACAAAGGAGGTGAACATCATTTTCCTTTTAGGTACTCAAAAATTGAGAAATTACATTTGAAGATTTTCTTGTAACCTTTCCCTGACAGAGAAATGGTTCCACTGAAATATGACCACATCGGGGTCTGGGGATTATCCCTGTTATCCGAAACGCTTTTTTAAAGGAGATAATGAGTCCATACCCAAGTATGACCCTTTACTATCAGCAAGGCTGGACATAGCTGTCCCGCTTAGAAATGCAGTTTTGCTTTTTGATTCTTTTTCGTACGGGATTACGTGTTGTAAGCATGTTTTGAGGGGACTGAGTTCAGGTGAAATATCAGGTGTTGATGGTAACATGAATTTTTTGTGCCTGATTTCTCACTTACCTTCATCTCAAAAAGTGTTACCAAAACTTTTGTAGAACAAAGAAATCCTTTGTACCTAATTGTTTGGCCCAAACgtgttttgaataaaaacagcttttcctTTGCGTCAAACTCCAAATCTAATCTTCTCACATCACCTGCTCTCTCAGGCAACAAGATGAAGCCATCCCAAATGCGTGTTTGATTGTGTGTTGCACGTCATCCAAGTGCTTTGGCTGTCAAGGTTAAGAACCAAGTTTCAAAGAACACCAAAGCTTTTTGATTTAGAGAGGAAACTGCCATTTATTAAGGCCAAGACCTCTCATTCGCTGTAGTAAAGGTGTATTTCATCTGCTGAAGTCAAAGGGCCTCTGTGCTCCTTTGAAAAATGCTCAGCATAGCACATGCTATTAAGATCAATGTGTTGATATTAAAGGCGCCACAAGCTGAATTTTAACATCAAGAAATCATTACGGCATCAGTGTTCAGACCTGACTGTAGTTGCAAGTGGATCCCAAGTCAAAGAGTGGCAGCATTTATTGGGCTGTTTTTCATTATATTATAGATTTTTCATCAATCTATAAAAGTTATAAAAGGAGACAAACGccgttaataataaattacattGCAACAATGCTGCTACCGGCAAAGTCTACTATTTTTTCCaaattataaatgtattttaggaTATGTAAAATTCCATCACTGATATTTGTATAAATGACTGATTTGAAttccaaacaaaaaaagacataaatcaAGATCTCAGATTGCATTATTATACATAAGAATGGATGTCTAAAGAACAAGGTCATTCTATATTTCCATACTAAGAAATATAGAATAACCTTTTTGGTCTTATGGAAGACCAAAAACCAACAGCATgtttgtactttttcttttttttctttttttttaaaaatgattaagcATAGCTAACATTTTAGGCACTATTTGTGTTTCATTTCTAATTTGTTGGGATTTTTCTAAATGCATATCAATCCATATTTAGGATCTAGCAGCCCAATTGTGCATAAAGAAAAGATAacttttatcttatctttttgCACAATTTTATGTACAATAAAGTACTGAGTCCTAAACTAAACTGTGTTCATTGAGATTAAAGTTGATAAAGAATGAGGACAGATGAGAAATTAAAGCGAAAATATGGATCCTGGGCTTAATGCCGTGGGAGCAGTTTGATTTCACAGTATGGGTCCACAGAGACATTTTTCTATGCTGATGAGAGTGATCTTTTCCAAGATGACAAAACCTCTATCCATGGCGCGCAGTGGGACTGAATTAATGATGAAGGTGAATAATATGCTGTGGCCTTTGCAGTAACCAATTTTCAACCGGTTGAACAGTGTTGCTTCTACTCTGTGTTTCCATGCATGTCAAAGTAGAGTTGCAGAGACTTGGAGAGTTTGTGCTAAACCGACTGAAGCTACTGGTGACACTTAGGGAGACATAAAGTGTCTCCTGGTTTTGTTTGGTCAGAGGAGTAATTTGTTGTAGGTTGTGATCCTGTGAATGCTAATTAAGTATTATAAAGGATGAAATATGACACAACTTAGCTAAGTCATTACATAAATAGAAAAAGCAGATTGTGACATTGCGCTGGTTTTGTATCATGAATCCTTTAATTTCTGAAACAAAATAGATTTATTTTGCAGTGAATAAATAGCATACATAAATACAGTTTCTCAGAGATACACTATTTCTTTGATGCTAAGGATTTTATTTTCAGGAGCAGGATAAAGACAGGCCTCTCTGTTGGACATACAATCAAAGGGTCTGATTGGATAAAaaggaacaggaaaaaaaaaaagactgcatctacaagaagacagaaaataaacacaatcacataattacacaaaacatgTGGTCCGGTCCCTTAAAATGGTGCTGCGGTCTCTGGGATGTCAGTAAAATGTACTTCGTTTTAAGATGTACGGCCGCCGAGTCTTAGTGATATGCCCCACTTGCCTCTTCAATATGTAGGGTGACTTTCGTTTCAGTGGAGCGTCGCTGTTCTCCTCTGAATACTCTAGAGAGTCTTGGAGTAGCTGTGAGGAGTGAAGGGAGACACAGCAGAGGATGAGTGTCACGCAACATGAGGGAGTGTGAGGGGGGCGGGCGGCAGGCAAACATGTTTTGGTACTGACTGCTAATCTGCAGGTGTTgtgttaacatttaaaaaaagagaaatgccaCAGTGCGAGGAGCCAAAAGTGGAGAGAAAAACGATGACAGCGAGTGAGGAAGAGATGAGGAGGCGAAGTGGGGGAGAGGGGAGATTTAATGAAGTGTGTTTGCTTTAGGGGAGAACACACATACTCCTGTGTGTTCTGGCGATGTGAGTGAGTAAGTGTGTATGTACACAAgtctgtgtatttgttttgaCTGGGCTTTTGGTTGACAGTTACTTCTCAACAAGTAGCTTAGGTAGGAGATTAGGACTTTTGAGAATTTCCTTAGCTATCCATaatttcccatatggaaaagaaatagtaaaaacttatatgtgattacttatgaaagtggccactttctcattactttcatacattgttttagtaagtatccaaaacatacaagtttcattatatcatttttcaagggatcttatatctgttttcacacttatatgcttttcatacaagtttcacacaagacagatacaaactttataagatttatatatcttttccatatgggtatgcAATGTTGTTATTTGAAAAGTAGCCCACACAGCAAAAGAAAGTAAGTTAAAGATGATTGTCTGACCCTCTCCTCCCGGCTCTGCAGTACTCGGCAGATGTGTTGCAAGTTGTACATTTCATCCAGCAGCTGGAGGCTCCCCTCCCTCAGAcccccatcctcctcctccccactCCACGCCTCCTGGCGCAGGGCGCTCAGCATCTTACAGAGGTTGGCCAGAGACACGCGCCAATAGGGGGCACTCTGCTTATTCTGTTTCATCTGCACAGAGGGCACAAGATACCAGGATGAGACAGTTAAATGGATTGAGTGGTTGGGTTTTTAACACTCAGAGTGCATCACTTAATCAGATTCCTGCTTTGAGCAATATTTTCGTTGGTGTTTTCGTGTATTTTGTGAACTTGGGTGAAGTGAAAACTGTACTGACCACTCAAGAGGCTGATGTTTCAGGTGGTTTAGAAGCTTTTTGGTTTAATGGGGATTGTTTTCTCTCGTGAAACATTTATATTGACAGAAATGATCTGACTGAAAAACGACATTTTCAGGTATTACTCAATCCGCGTCCTCAACACTGTAATCACAAACTGTGGCcataattttaaaattcagCCAAACTGTTGATTCGATACCTCAATCTGACTTAATCATTT
This Astatotilapia calliptera chromosome 7, fAstCal1.2, whole genome shotgun sequence DNA region includes the following protein-coding sequences:
- the nts gene encoding neurotensin/neuromedin N, which codes for MQTQLACMLLLCLTCGALCTDVDQEQRALEEELLSSLFTSKMKQNKQSAPYWRVSLANLCKMLSALRQEAWSGEEEDGGLREGSLQLLDEMYNLQHICRVLQSREERLLQDSLEYSEENSDAPLKRKSPYILKRQVGHITKTRRPYILKRSTFY